The stretch of DNA TCAACTAAAATTATCAAAATTATTACCAAATTAGTTAGCAATTACATGTATGCCTATTCCTCAACTTAGAAACAAAAATCAAAATTTTTCCAATAAAAGAATCATTGTGCCGAAAAAAGTGTCTGGTTGGAAAAAACCAAAAAATAAAAAAGATTTTTTAAAAAGTTTATTAAAAAAAACAATCTTTTTGTGTTTTATATTATTTTTTTTAGGACTTATTGCTGGAGTTGGAGTTATTGCCTGGTATTCTAAGGATTTGCCTGATCCAAATCGGCTGATAGAAAGAAACATTCCTCTTTCCACAAAAATTTTTGACCGTTCAGGTAAAACTGTTTTATATGAAATTCATGGAGATGAAAAAAGAAATTTTGTTGATATAGATGAAATTCCATATTACGCGATACAGGCTACAATAGCGATGGAAGATAAAAATTTTTTTGAGCATAAAGGATTTTCATTATTAGGAATTTTTAGAGGAGTTGTTATTGCCAAATTGCAAGGGAAGAGAATGCAAGGCGGGTCAACAATTACGCAGCAGCTTATCAAAAACGCGATTCTCACGAATGAAAGAAAAATACAAAGAAAAATAAAAGAGCTGATTTTGGCATGGAAAATTGAAAAAAAATTCAGCAAGGAAGAAATTTTACAGCTGTATTTTAATGAAATCCCTTATGGATCAACAGCTTATGGAATTGAATCAGCCAGCAATCTTTATTTTGGAAAATCAGCTCAAGATATAACCTTGGCTGAATCAGCAATATTGGCCGCTTTGCCTCAAGCTCCAACATATTATTCGCCTTATGGCTCTCATAAAGACAAATTAATTGGACGCCAGCAATATATTTTAAAATTAATGCTTGAACAAAACCGCATTGATCAACAGCAACATGAAGAAGCTCTTGCGGAAAAATTAGAATTTAAAGCACGCAGAGAAAATATTATCGCGCCACATTTTGTAATGTATATTAAAGAAAAATTAAGTAAAAAATATGGAGAAAAAATGGTTGAGCAAGGAGGATTACAAGTAATCACAACGTTAGACACATACAAACAAGAAAAAGCAGAAGAAGCAATTACTGAATTTGCTGAAAAAAATGAAGAAAAATATAACGCGAAAAATTCCGCGCTAGTCGCTGTTGACGCTAAAACAGGACAGATACTGGCAATGGTTGGATCGCGTGATTATTTTGATATTGAAAATGACGGAAATGTTAATGTTGCTGTTCGGCTAAGACAGCCTGGCTCGTCTTTAAAACCATTAGTTTACGCTACAGCGTTTACAATGGGATATACGCCAGAAACAATTCTTTACGACACAAAAACAAATTTTGGGGTTCAGGGCGCTAAAGAATATATCCCGCATAATTATGACGGAAAATTTAGAGGCCCAGTCACAATGAAAAAATCGCTTGCCGGATCGCTTAATGTTTCTGCTGTTAAAACTCTATATTTAACAGGACTTGACAGGGTGACGGACAATACAAAAAAAATGGGCTATACAACATTGAGCGATAAAAATCGTTTTGGCTTATCATTGGTTTTAGGCGGAGGCGAAATAAAGCTGCTAGAACACACAAATGCTTATGCTGTGTTCGCGCGAGACGGGATTTATCATCCAATAGTCGGAATATTAGAA from Patescibacteria group bacterium encodes:
- a CDS encoding PBP1A family penicillin-binding protein; protein product: MPIPQLRNKNQNFSNKRIIVPKKVSGWKKPKNKKDFLKSLLKKTIFLCFILFFLGLIAGVGVIAWYSKDLPDPNRLIERNIPLSTKIFDRSGKTVLYEIHGDEKRNFVDIDEIPYYAIQATIAMEDKNFFEHKGFSLLGIFRGVVIAKLQGKRMQGGSTITQQLIKNAILTNERKIQRKIKELILAWKIEKKFSKEEILQLYFNEIPYGSTAYGIESASNLYFGKSAQDITLAESAILAALPQAPTYYSPYGSHKDKLIGRQQYILKLMLEQNRIDQQQHEEALAEKLEFKARRENIIAPHFVMYIKEKLSKKYGEKMVEQGGLQVITTLDTYKQEKAEEAITEFAEKNEEKYNAKNSALVAVDAKTGQILAMVGSRDYFDIENDGNVNVAVRLRQPGSSLKPLVYATAFTMGYTPETILYDTKTNFGVQGAKEYIPHNYDGKFRGPVTMKKSLAGSLNVSAVKTLYLTGLDRVTDNTKKMGYTTLSDKNRFGLSLVLGGGEIKLLEHTNAYAVFARDGIYHPIVGILEVKNSDGEIIEKYVEKEKRVMDSQSVRLLNSILSDNSARAYAFGESNYLNLGARPVCAKTGTTNDYKDAWTIGYTPSLAVGVWTGNNRGEEMKKGAGGSAVAAPIWNKFMKSVLGSIDTGEPVENFAKPKEIKTEKSVLKGKTGEDITLKIDKFSNKLATDQTPEAAIIEKTFKQMHSILFYVNKDDPQGENPEHPENDPQYNRWEESIIEWAEEQNEKEDSPAGGEKEKIIIEIPPIEYDDLHIPENIPSLSILNLDEGQKITNDEIFIDVDAVAPRGMDKVEYWVDQNLIDTIDSEPYDLHWIINDTPNGKRNLKVIAYDDVLNSKEINLNLNFQIIDKPLQIIWISPDNNQNIFKNNFPFNLSVSLSRISRIKKLDFYFKEASQSSGNLISSIIKPKQKALNIIWNNMPNRDGFYKIYLVITDVNDKK